One window of Streptomyces sp. NBC_00273 genomic DNA carries:
- a CDS encoding oxygenase MpaB family protein: MTKTDSAHPAGPAATRRTDPEPPPPGGVLWTIAGDVRALLMLPAAFTMQVAHPAIAAGVDEYSVFRTDPWGRGERSLRSVQLWVYGGEEAAAEGRRVRRLHKDIQGIDTRGRRYHSLDPACYAWVHATGFPVYLYAGRYLLRRFTPAQERQLYQEWLQVGRILGLHDRDMPQSIEEYWTYWGRMLAEEIEPTAVARELISTEVKLPRPQAGSPAARLLLRLTWPVLRAAFLRLRAFVTVGYMPPEARAAIGLEWSPAQERTLRRFSTAVRILVPLLPERLRYLPIAYRARAAWHAGGR; encoded by the coding sequence ATGACGAAGACGGACTCCGCACACCCCGCCGGACCTGCGGCCACGCGCCGCACCGACCCCGAGCCGCCCCCGCCGGGCGGCGTGCTGTGGACCATCGCCGGTGACGTCAGGGCCCTGCTGATGCTGCCCGCCGCCTTCACCATGCAGGTCGCCCACCCCGCGATCGCGGCCGGTGTCGACGAGTACTCCGTCTTCCGCACCGACCCCTGGGGGCGCGGAGAGCGCTCCCTGCGTTCGGTCCAGCTGTGGGTCTACGGCGGGGAGGAGGCGGCCGCGGAGGGCCGCCGGGTGCGCCGCCTGCACAAGGACATCCAGGGCATCGACACCCGCGGCCGCCGCTACCACTCCCTCGACCCCGCCTGCTACGCCTGGGTGCACGCCACCGGCTTCCCGGTCTACCTGTACGCCGGGCGCTACCTGCTGCGCCGCTTCACCCCCGCCCAGGAGCGGCAGCTCTACCAGGAGTGGCTCCAGGTAGGACGCATCCTCGGCCTGCACGACCGGGACATGCCGCAGAGCATCGAGGAGTACTGGACGTACTGGGGCCGGATGTTGGCCGAGGAGATCGAGCCCACCGCGGTCGCCCGCGAGCTGATCTCCACCGAGGTGAAGCTGCCCCGGCCGCAGGCCGGCTCGCCCGCCGCGCGCCTGCTGCTGAGACTGACCTGGCCGGTGCTGCGGGCCGCCTTCCTGCGCCTACGGGCCTTCGTCACCGTCGGCTACATGCCGCCCGAGGCCCGCGCCGCGATCGGGCTGGAGTGGAGCCCGGCCCAGGAGCGGACGCTCCGGCGGTTCAGCACGGCCGTACGGATCCTCGTACCGCTGCTGCCGGAGCGGCTGCGGTACCTGCCGATCGCCTACCGGGCGCGGGCCGCATGGCATGCGGGAGGCCGCTGA